A DNA window from Chlamydia felis Fe/C-56 contains the following coding sequences:
- a CDS encoding HDIG domain-containing metalloprotein — protein MIKQMEDGRETHHDSSTSEVGRHWLRCFCYLGITVFSGLVLFFFIYLRVLHIPMYKDGDIAQVSINSPIDFSISWNVHAFYSKTAQVPEVFGKVYRICNHTYFEEPEEEETRQWLKKTQDFLKAVGFIDNSTATCLQDLHLRPSALKERDSLLRIHVSADLRDVIHQCLAHVDNFLKSENCPPSCRTYIINNLQEKSLDIAVDKEKSGYIKGDLLGTRRTEYFPKGRPIIKQYQRISERDVKILRCLRHQLASSTTLFSYRGFLGVLLLVAVILIWGYRSLVMFCPELLISPKRFMLYIAIFSLSLIGVKITETLYALGPQSWEAYLVCPLILPFTAILLGHLVGIPLAGVSCTFLGVLYTLESDIWNHNLFIAVNLLSSWRILFTLKRVTHLSSIFWCCMRLWWVSTLILTGLRLFCGVASIKTFRIDCIGSFVYSLITALGVGALIPVFESFFGACTHNHLLAYLDSDYPLLKRLFEEAPGTYQHSVLVGILAESAANAIHADGLFCRVAAQYHDIGKLVNPGFFLENHQMLGTKQNNLSPLESVKMIKQHIPEGVELAKKAGLPDSFIQVIEEHHGTSVILAPYHLHLQNNPTTGALDEKLFRYSGRKPSSKESTIIMIADSFEAAARSLERTSMVDLRELVDKIVAGKMHDGQFAESPVTLDELTTICETMVKTLYSAMHSRAKYPEIALKPCI, from the coding sequence ATGATCAAGCAAATGGAAGATGGTCGGGAAACTCATCATGACAGCTCTACTTCTGAAGTAGGGCGACATTGGTTGAGGTGCTTTTGCTATTTAGGCATTACAGTTTTTTCTGGCCTAGTGCTGTTCTTTTTTATTTATCTGAGAGTTCTTCACATTCCTATGTATAAGGATGGAGATATCGCTCAGGTGTCCATTAACTCTCCTATTGACTTTTCTATAAGTTGGAATGTGCACGCGTTTTATAGTAAAACTGCACAAGTGCCCGAGGTGTTCGGGAAAGTCTATCGTATTTGTAACCACACATATTTTGAAGAGCCCGAAGAAGAAGAAACACGCCAATGGCTAAAAAAAACTCAAGATTTTCTTAAGGCTGTAGGATTTATAGATAACTCTACAGCAACATGCCTTCAAGATCTACATTTGCGTCCCTCGGCTCTAAAAGAAAGAGATAGTCTACTAAGAATTCATGTAAGCGCAGATTTGAGAGACGTTATACATCAATGTCTCGCACACGTGGATAATTTTCTAAAATCTGAAAATTGTCCCCCATCTTGCAGAACGTACATTATAAATAATTTACAAGAAAAATCTTTGGATATTGCCGTTGATAAAGAAAAATCCGGCTACATTAAGGGAGACTTATTAGGAACACGACGCACAGAGTACTTCCCTAAGGGACGTCCTATTATAAAACAATATCAAAGAATTAGTGAAAGAGACGTTAAAATTCTTCGTTGTTTACGCCACCAACTTGCCTCCTCAACAACTCTGTTTTCCTATCGTGGATTTTTAGGTGTTCTCTTATTGGTTGCGGTCATTTTAATTTGGGGATACCGCTCTTTGGTTATGTTTTGTCCAGAGTTGTTAATCTCTCCAAAACGTTTTATGCTTTATATTGCAATCTTCTCACTGTCTTTAATCGGTGTAAAGATTACAGAGACTCTCTATGCTCTAGGTCCTCAAAGTTGGGAAGCTTATCTGGTTTGCCCTCTTATTCTTCCTTTTACAGCCATTCTCCTTGGTCATCTTGTGGGAATTCCTCTTGCCGGGGTTTCTTGCACATTCCTAGGAGTTCTCTATACCCTAGAGTCTGACATTTGGAATCATAACTTATTCATAGCTGTAAATCTTCTAAGTTCCTGGAGAATCTTATTCACGTTAAAACGCGTGACGCATTTATCCTCAATATTTTGGTGTTGTATGAGGCTGTGGTGGGTATCCACATTAATTTTAACAGGATTGCGTTTGTTCTGCGGAGTTGCCTCTATCAAAACTTTCCGCATCGATTGCATAGGGAGCTTTGTCTACAGTTTAATTACAGCTTTAGGAGTTGGGGCGTTGATCCCTGTCTTTGAGTCCTTTTTTGGTGCCTGTACGCATAATCATTTACTGGCATATCTAGACTCCGATTATCCCTTATTAAAACGCCTCTTTGAAGAAGCCCCGGGTACTTATCAGCATTCTGTATTGGTGGGTATTCTTGCGGAATCTGCAGCTAACGCTATTCATGCTGATGGGCTGTTCTGTCGTGTTGCAGCACAATATCATGATATTGGTAAGTTAGTTAATCCGGGATTTTTCTTAGAAAATCATCAAATGCTCGGGACGAAACAAAATAATCTTTCCCCATTAGAAAGTGTGAAAATGATAAAACAACATATTCCTGAGGGAGTAGAGTTGGCAAAAAAGGCTGGTTTACCAGATTCTTTTATTCAAGTTATTGAAGAACATCATGGAACTTCTGTAATTCTTGCTCCTTACCATCTACATTTGCAAAATAACCCTACTACAGGAGCTTTGGATGAGAAACTTTTTCGTTATTCGGGAAGGAAACCTTCTTCTAAAGAATCTACAATTATCATGATCGCTGATTCATTCGAAGCGGCGGCACGTTCTTTGGAGAGAACAAGCATGGTAGACTTACGAGAACTTGTGGATAAGATTGTAGCGGGGAAAATGCACGATGGGCAATTTGCAGAATCCCCAGTAACTTTAGATGAGCTTACAACAATTTGTGAGACTATGGTCAAAACATTGTATAGCGCTATGCACTCTCGAGCAAAGTATCCCGAAATAGCTTTAAAGCCTTGTATATAG
- the dnaX gene encoding DNA polymerase III subunit gamma/tau yields the protein MTPATYQVSSRKYRPQTFSEILGQDAVVTVLKNALQFQRVAHAYLFSGIRGTGKTTLARIFAKALNCTEPTANNEPCNRCCICKEISSGTSLDVIEIDGASHRGIEDIRQINETVLFTPAKSQYKIYIIDEVHMLTKEAFNSLLKTLEEPPSHVKFFLATTENYKIPGTILSRCQKMHLKRIPETMIVDKLESISQDISLETSREALLPIARAAQGSLRDAESLYDYVIGLFPKSLSPESVTDALGLVSQDTLCNLAECIRTQKYVDALLPITTALNSGVAPTAFLHDLTVFYRDILLSKDQENSPLAATAKLYSRECLLEIIDFLGESAKHLQQTIFEKTFLETVIIHLIRICQRPSLETLFSQLKASAFDAPRNTSQQQEQPKPIIQPEKRYEEQSFLSSSSKSSDPQDLPKKEASTSLVGSATIDTLLQFAVVEFSGILTKE from the coding sequence ATGACGCCTGCAACATACCAAGTTTCTTCTAGAAAGTATCGTCCCCAAACCTTTTCCGAAATTCTTGGGCAAGATGCTGTGGTTACTGTTTTAAAAAATGCCCTGCAGTTTCAACGTGTAGCGCATGCGTACTTATTCTCAGGAATTCGAGGAACGGGAAAAACAACCTTAGCAAGAATTTTTGCAAAAGCGTTAAATTGCACAGAGCCAACTGCGAATAATGAGCCTTGCAATCGTTGTTGTATATGTAAAGAAATCTCTTCAGGGACCTCTTTAGACGTTATAGAAATAGATGGAGCTTCACATAGAGGTATCGAAGACATCCGTCAGATCAACGAAACAGTTCTTTTTACTCCTGCCAAATCGCAATATAAAATCTATATCATAGATGAAGTGCACATGTTGACAAAAGAGGCTTTTAACTCCTTGTTAAAGACTCTAGAAGAGCCTCCCAGCCACGTAAAATTTTTCCTAGCAACTACAGAAAATTATAAAATACCAGGGACTATTTTAAGTCGTTGTCAAAAAATGCACTTAAAAAGAATTCCTGAGACGATGATTGTGGATAAGCTAGAATCCATATCTCAAGATATTTCTCTAGAGACTTCTCGAGAAGCTCTTCTTCCTATTGCTAGAGCGGCTCAGGGAAGTCTACGCGATGCAGAATCTCTTTACGATTACGTAATAGGGTTATTTCCCAAATCTCTATCTCCGGAATCTGTTACAGATGCGTTAGGTTTAGTATCGCAAGATACCCTATGCAATTTAGCAGAATGTATCCGCACACAAAAATATGTCGATGCTTTACTTCCCATAACTACAGCGCTAAATTCTGGGGTTGCTCCTACTGCTTTTCTTCATGATCTTACGGTTTTTTATCGCGATATACTCCTCAGCAAAGATCAGGAAAATTCCCCTCTAGCGGCAACAGCAAAGCTCTATTCCAGAGAGTGTTTGCTAGAAATCATCGATTTTCTTGGAGAATCTGCGAAACACCTACAACAAACCATTTTCGAAAAAACATTTTTAGAAACAGTAATTATTCATCTAATTCGGATATGCCAACGTCCTTCTTTAGAAACGTTGTTTTCTCAACTTAAAGCCTCAGCTTTTGACGCCCCGAGAAATACTTCCCAGCAGCAAGAACAGCCTAAACCTATTATACAACCAGAAAAGCGTTATGAAGAGCAGAGTTTCTTATCCTCATCTTCGAAGTCCTCTGATCCTCAAGACCTACCTAAAAAAGAAGCTTCCACTTCTTTAGTGGGATCGGCTACTATAGATACTCTTTTACAATTTGCTGTTGTTGAGTTTTCTGGAATTTTAACTAAGGAGTAA
- a CDS encoding YbaB/EbfC family nucleoid-associated protein: MGSGYAKKKKEAKIMEQQFLEMEASLEKKRYEGQAGNGLVSVVINGKCDIVSVKVQPTCLDPEEPEVIEDLFRSAFKEAKTAMDQEMSVMRAGLPF, from the coding sequence ATGGGCAGTGGATATGCCAAAAAGAAAAAAGAAGCAAAAATCATGGAGCAACAATTCTTAGAAATGGAAGCTTCTCTAGAAAAAAAACGCTACGAAGGACAAGCTGGGAATGGACTTGTTTCCGTGGTAATCAATGGTAAATGTGATATTGTTTCTGTGAAAGTACAGCCTACCTGCCTAGATCCTGAAGAACCCGAAGTTATTGAAGATCTCTTTCGTTCAGCATTTAAAGAAGCTAAAACCGCTATGGACCAAGAAATGTCTGTAATGCGTGCAGGACTGCCTTTTTAA
- a CDS encoding HPr family phosphocarrier protein produces MDECRESVFDIENAEVLVNSHNEEEELTCVCVVKNTSGIHVRPAGSIVKLFDGEECEASFTYAGKTVNAKSVMSILMLGAPQNGEIFVRIKGRDANRVLQKVRDAFDSGFGEL; encoded by the coding sequence GTGGATGAATGTAGAGAAAGTGTTTTCGATATCGAGAATGCGGAAGTTTTAGTAAATTCTCATAATGAAGAAGAAGAATTAACCTGCGTATGTGTGGTGAAAAATACTTCTGGAATACACGTTCGTCCTGCAGGATCCATTGTTAAGCTGTTTGATGGTGAAGAGTGCGAAGCCAGCTTTACCTATGCAGGGAAAACAGTAAATGCCAAAAGTGTTATGAGCATACTTATGTTAGGAGCACCACAAAACGGAGAGATTTTTGTGCGCATTAAAGGAAGAGATGCGAATCGAGTGTTGCAGAAAGTGCGAGATGCTTTTGATTCAGGTTTTGGAGAGTTGTAG
- the ptsP gene encoding phosphoenolpyruvate--protein phosphotransferase: MPTPSVEKNEEWRVPGMALVSGVAIGKAFFLGTSPLQIRELTLPQEEVEHEIHRYYKALNRSKSDIVALEKEAQGKQGQQEISSILQAHLEIIKDPILTEEVVNTIRKDRKNAEYVFSSVMGKIEESLTAVQGTPLAVDRVQDIHDISNRVIGHLCCQYKSSLGDAGQNIIVFSKELTPSEVASANPSYIRGFVSLVGAPTSHTAIVSRAKNIPYLANFSQENWERIQEYSGRLVLIDGIRGEIIFNPKSKTLESCYKQKSSSYRVKSYPQATPHATVSSHAASLEELRMLSEFFPQTSIGLFRSEFLAIAEDRLPSVEEQEGVYKSLALFSDEKASVLRLFDFGEDKPCPGLDPIKERSIRYLLKSSLMLDDQLRAILTASASGPLKVLIPGTADVVEIIEVKRRLENIRRSFNKDHVIENIAWGSMIETPAAVLMIDEILQECDFISIGTNDLMQYTLGNNREAVLPRYLGNPLHPSVMRMIHHVISQAKQRNVHASICGEAAANLSLTPFFLGLGVQELAVAMPAIVELRERIASLNLNDCVEHTEKLLRARTCEEVQVLLT; this comes from the coding sequence ATGCCCACGCCTTCTGTAGAGAAAAATGAAGAATGGCGAGTTCCTGGAATGGCTTTAGTTTCTGGGGTGGCTATAGGAAAAGCTTTTTTCCTAGGAACTTCTCCTTTGCAAATTCGTGAACTTACCTTGCCTCAAGAAGAGGTGGAGCATGAGATACATCGCTACTATAAAGCATTAAATCGTTCTAAATCTGATATTGTTGCTTTGGAGAAAGAAGCTCAAGGGAAGCAAGGTCAGCAAGAGATCTCTTCTATACTACAAGCGCATCTCGAAATAATCAAAGATCCTATTTTGACAGAAGAGGTTGTGAATACTATCAGAAAGGATCGTAAAAATGCCGAATACGTGTTTTCTTCTGTGATGGGGAAAATAGAAGAATCGCTTACAGCTGTTCAAGGTACTCCTTTAGCTGTAGATCGGGTTCAAGATATTCATGACATTTCTAATCGAGTGATTGGTCATTTATGCTGTCAGTATAAGAGCTCTTTAGGGGATGCTGGTCAAAATATTATAGTTTTTTCTAAAGAACTTACTCCCTCAGAAGTAGCTAGTGCGAATCCTTCTTATATTCGAGGATTCGTATCCTTAGTTGGGGCTCCGACATCACACACTGCTATTGTTTCTAGAGCTAAAAATATTCCCTATTTAGCGAATTTTTCTCAGGAAAATTGGGAGCGTATTCAAGAGTATTCTGGACGACTCGTGCTTATCGATGGTATTCGTGGAGAGATTATCTTTAATCCTAAATCCAAAACTCTCGAAAGTTGTTATAAGCAAAAAAGCTCGTCTTATAGAGTAAAATCCTATCCTCAAGCAACTCCACATGCTACGGTGTCTTCTCATGCAGCAAGCCTTGAAGAGTTGCGTATGCTCTCTGAGTTCTTTCCACAAACATCTATTGGGCTATTTCGTTCTGAATTTCTAGCTATTGCTGAAGATAGGCTGCCCTCAGTAGAAGAACAAGAGGGTGTGTATAAATCTTTAGCTCTGTTTTCTGATGAGAAAGCATCCGTGTTGCGTTTATTTGATTTTGGAGAGGATAAGCCTTGCCCCGGGCTTGATCCTATCAAAGAACGCTCAATACGCTATTTATTGAAAAGTTCTTTGATGCTCGATGATCAGCTTCGGGCTATTTTAACAGCGTCGGCATCAGGTCCTTTAAAAGTCTTAATTCCAGGAACCGCTGACGTTGTAGAAATTATAGAAGTCAAGCGTCGTCTAGAAAACATCCGTCGCTCTTTTAACAAAGATCATGTTATTGAAAATATTGCCTGGGGAAGCATGATAGAAACTCCCGCAGCGGTATTGATGATCGATGAGATTCTTCAGGAGTGCGATTTTATTTCTATCGGGACCAATGATCTTATGCAGTATACCCTAGGAAATAATAGAGAGGCTGTTCTTCCCCGTTATCTGGGTAATCCACTTCATCCTTCGGTAATGCGCATGATTCATCATGTGATTTCTCAAGCAAAACAACGCAATGTCCACGCCTCTATTTGTGGAGAGGCTGCTGCTAATCTTTCTTTAACTCCGTTTTTCCTAGGATTAGGAGTTCAAGAACTAGCAGTTGCTATGCCAGCAATTGTAGAGTTGAGAGAAAGGATTGCCTCTTTGAATCTAAATGATTGTGTAGAACACACTGAGAAATTACTACGAGCAAGGACCTGTGAAGAAGTTCAGGTCCTGTTAACTTAA